A region of Arabidopsis thaliana chromosome 5, partial sequence DNA encodes the following proteins:
- the PDV1 gene encoding plastid division1 (PLASTID DIVISION1 (PDV1); BEST Arabidopsis thaliana protein match is: plastid division2 (TAIR:AT2G16070.2); Has 1807 Blast hits to 1807 proteins in 277 species: Archae - 0; Bacteria - 0; Metazoa - 736; Fungi - 347; Plants - 385; Viruses - 0; Other Eukaryotes - 339 (source: NCBI BLink).) has protein sequence MGEMEIEEIEAVLEKIWDLHDKLSDEIHLISKSHFLKSVKPSNRSEKRKNPHGNSGEDKRPGYVFIKGFAVDDNDSTIQEAKSLNAIRTALENLEDQLEFFHTIHTQQRTEKDVAIARLEQSRILLAMRLAEHHGKNYGVLEEALAFVGSIKSNSHYVSPDHLYDSSRNPDGANSIPDGIESNFVINAFASTFGFAKRALGFNHVKGVLGNAAIFAISVVAMLHLHQVATSEHHLQKKEDRFYRSQQRKTYGRDKSSADRSLDHLDVMMARG, from the exons ATGGGAGAAATGGAGATCGAAGAAATCGAAGCTGTTCTTGAGAAAATCTGGGATCTACATGACAAGCTTAGCGATGAGATTCACTTGATTTCGAAGTCTCACTTTCTCAAATCGGTTAAACCTTCAAATAGAtcggagaagagaaagaatcCTCACGGAAATTCCGGCGAAGATAAGCGACCTGGTTATGTTTTCATCAAAGGATTCGCCGTCGATGATAACGACTCCACGATTCAGGAGGCGAAGAGTCTTAACGCAATTCGAACCGCTCTTGAGAACCTTGAAGACCAGCTCGAGTTTTTCCAT ACTATACATACACAGCAGCGAACAGAGAAAGATGTTGCGATTGCTCGGCTTGAACAGAGCAGGATATTACTAGCAATGAGATTAGCTGAACACCACGGCAAGAACTATGGAGTCCTAGAGGAAGCTCTTGCATTTGTTGGGAGCATTAAATCCAACTCGCATTACGTTTCACCTGATCACCTCTACGATTCCTCTCGAAACCCAGACGGAGCAAACTCTATTCCAGATGGAATAGAGTCAAACTTTGTAATCAACGCCTTTGCCTCGACTTTCGGGTTTGCCAAGAGAGCACTTGGATTCAACCATGTGAAAGGCGTACTTGGAAACGCTGCTATATTTGCCATAAGCGTGGTCGCTATGCTACATCTTCACCAAGTGGCTACTAGTGAACATCATctgcagaagaaagaagacagaTTCTACAGAAGCCAACAAAGGAAAACATACGGAAGAGATAAGTCTTCAGCTGACAGAAGTTTGGATCACTTGGACGTAATGATGGCTCGTGGTTAA
- a CDS encoding Seed maturation protein (Seed maturation protein; CONTAINS InterPro DOMAIN/s: Seed maturation protein (InterPro:IPR007011); BEST Arabidopsis thaliana protein match is: Seed maturation protein (TAIR:AT5G53260.1); Has 1807 Blast hits to 1807 proteins in 277 species: Archae - 0; Bacteria - 0; Metazoa - 736; Fungi - 347; Plants - 385; Viruses - 0; Other Eukaryotes - 339 (source: NCBI BLink).) codes for MMFGFGLLKQYAGTTEQISTAAEALVGRSTTLTEALKAAAINVGRKPVETTDLAAIKEVEARAIGGDIESDGGVTAVASKAVARNQKIGEDNEKTNLGDVIAEIDVKVTRDREVTSEDAEAVIRAELNHSPFNNIIPGGVAESVTAAYKLNCNPCNVSL; via the coding sequence ATGATGTTCGGGTTCGGCCTTTTGAAACAGTATGCAGGCACAACAGAACAAATTTCCACGGCGGCTGAAGCGCTAGTCGGGAGGTCAACGACATTGACAGAAGCACTCAAAGCAGCGGCGATAAATGTCGGCCGTAAACCGGTAGAAACCACCGACTTGGCTGCCATAAAAGAGGTGGAAGCTAGGGCTATAGGAGGTGATATAGAAAGCGATGGTGGTGTAACCGCTGTAGCAAGTAAAGCGGTTGCTCGTAACCAAAAAATAGGAGAAGATAATGAGAAGACAAATCTCGGCGACGTTATCGCGGAGATTGATGTGAAAGTAACGAGAGATAGAGAAGTGACAAGTGAAGACGCAGAAGCAGTGATTCGGGCTGAGCTGAATCATTCTCCtttcaataatattattcCTGGAGGTGTTGCTGAATCCGTCACTGCAGCTTATAAACTTAATTGCAATCCATGCAATGTATCTCTTTGA